Within the Pseudomonas orientalis genome, the region CGTGGTGCCAACTGCCCTGGAGGTGGTCGATGAACTGGGTTTCGCAAAACTCCCAGAACCGCCGGTACCAGGTCTCGTAATGCAACTGGCCGGTGCGCTTGAGCAGCGCCTGGGCAGCAGCGCTGGCTTCGGCATGGGTCCAGTGCAGGCGTTCACGCACAACCGGGCGCAGGTTCCAGTCCAGGGTGTAGACAATGCCCGGCGCACCATCCACCGCCCAGGCGTAGTCGCAGGCACTGGCAAACAGCCCTTGGGCATCTGTCACCAGCCAGTCCGGCGTAGCCAGCCCGGCCTGCTCGCGCGCCGCTTCCAGGTGCAGCACCAGCCGCGCCCATTCGAAACCATGGCCGGGGGTGATGCCGTAGGGACGGAAGCCGTCGGCCGGGTTGTCTTCGTTGTAAGCGAGCAACGGATTCCACTGGGTATCGAAGTGCTCGATCACCATGAAACGGTTACCGGCGGCGTGGGCATGGATGACACGTTCGACGATACGCAACGCGCGGTCCAGCCAGCGCGTGTCGCCCGTCACATCGGCCAGGGCCAGGAAGGCCTCGGTGGCGTGCATGTTGCTGTTGGCACCGCGATAGGCTTCGACGCCGCTCCAGTCCCGGGCGAAGGATTCGAGCATGGCGCCCTCCTCCTCACTCCAAAAGAACTGTTCGATGATATGAACAGCATCGTTCAACAGGCTTTGCGCGCCGGGTGCACCGGCCACTGTGGCAGAGCTGGCGGCCAGGGCCACGAAGGCATGCAGGTAAGCGGCCTTGCCGGTATTGCCATCAAGCGCACCGGGCACGGCGAACCAGCCACCGTGTTCACTATCGTGCAACGGGCCGCTCAGGGCCGCAACGCCGTGCGCGACTAAATCGGCATAGCCCGGCAAACCCATGGCATGGGCCATAGCGAAGCTGTGGGTCATGCGGGCGGTGTTCATGGTTTCGGCGCGGGCGCCGGCCGGCAGTTGGCCAGTGTCATCCAGATTGCCGAAGCCGTCCGGCAGGCGCGACGCCTTGGCAAAGGTCAACAGGCGCTGGCCTTCGGCCGCGAGCCAGGCGTGGTGGGCAGGCGCGTTCAGCCAACTGCTGGGAGGCAGTGGTTGCATGGTCATGGGGGGCCCTTATTGTTTTTTGTGGGGTGACCGGAGTCTAAACAAGGGCGCGGGAGTGGCAAGTAACGAAGGGGACAATAAATGTCACCGGGCGGTGACAAAGCTTCGAGCAACAGCGATTTACCTGACTAATACAGTTCAAATGTGGGAGGGGGCTTGCCCCCGATAGCGGTGAATCAGTCAATATTTTCGTGACTGACACACCGCAATCGGGGGCAAGCCCCCTCCCACAGTTTGATTGCATTCACAGTCCACAGAACGGGTCATTGACCCAGCGGTGTAGCCGCCGCCGGCGCATTGAGGCGCTGGTTCAAATTCTGCACCTGGCTCTGCAATGTGGTGATATTGCGCGTGGTCTGGATGCGGAATACGTCGAACTCTTTATTGGTCGGCGCATCGGTGTTGGCGGGCTGGTTTTCCTGTGCACTCTTGAGCACCAGCACGTCCTGCTCGAGTCGGGCGATGGCGGCAGCCGGATTGCCTTGTTTCTTCAAGGTCGCTACCTCATTGGCCAGATCCTTGATCTCGCCCTGCGCCGCCTTGAGCGTGGCGACAGCATCAGTCAGCGCCTGGACCTGGCCCTGCAACTTGGCATTCGCGCTCGTCAGCTCCGCGGTGCTCGCACTCATCTGCGCCAGGCGCTGATCCAGTTCGGTGGCTTGGCCGGCTACGCCCACTTGTTGCTTGCCCTGCTCAAGCAACTGCGTTTCCAGCTGCTTGATCTGCAATTTCAGCGCTTCGCTGCCGTTGTTTACATTGGCCTCGCTGGCCACGACCTTGCCGGAAATATCCTGCAGGCGCCCCGCCGCTTCTTCGCTGATGCGCGCAAAGCTTTCCTGGGTGGCGACCAATTGCTGGCCCATCAGGGAAATCTGCTGGAAGCTCCACCAGGCCAGGCCCGCAAAGGCGATCAGCAAGGCGCCGACCAGCGCCCACAGCGGGCCGGTGCTGGCTCTTTTAACCTTGACCACAGGCGTTGTGCGCGAGCGCACCGAGGTGGCGGCTGTCGGCACGAAATCATCATCGTCCCCTGTATCTGCCCGCAGGCTGGGAACGTTGTCGAAATCGTCTTTAGCATCGTTACGCATGAATCTATCCTGAATCAATAAGATGGCCAGCCGAGGAGCCGAGCGGCGGGAGTATAAACCGTGCTCCCGGCGCATGGGTCGACATGCCGTCCGCCGTTCGGTTCCCGATGTGTTGCAGGTTGTGAGCTTATGGGTGGCCCGGCGCCTGGGCCTTCCACCACAGGCAGAACTCGTCGAGGGCGCTCCACAGACTGGCTTTGGGGTCGTAATCGAGATAATGCCGCGCCCGGCTGATGTCGAGGGTGAAATTTTTGTTCATCACCTGCATGCCCAGGCGCGTCAACGACGGCTCCGGCCGCCCCGGCCATACCGCACAAAACGCCTCGTTCAACGCCGCCACACTGCAGGACAAGGCATAGGACCGGTAGCGGGTGACCTGAGGCAGGTCCATTTGTCGCATCACATAGTTGACCACATCCCACACCGGCACCGGCGTGCCATTGCTGATGTTGTAGGCCCTGCCCAGCGCGGAACCTGGCGCCAGCAAGCTGCTGAGCAACGCCTCGTTAAGGTTGTGCACACTGGTGAAATCGACCTTGTTAAGGCCGTCACCGACGATGGCCAGGCGGTTCTTGCGCTGCATTTTCAACAGCCGCGGGAAGATGCTCATGTCACCGGCGCCGGTGACGAAACGCGGGCGCAGGGCCAGTACTTCCAGGCCGAACTCCTGGGCGCCGAACACTTTCTGCTCCGCCAGGTATTTGGTCGCGGCATAGGGATGCTTGAAGCGCTTGGGTACCTGCTCTTCGGTCAGCCCCACGTGGTCGCGCCCATCGAAGTAGATGGAAGGCGACGACAGATGCACCAGTCGCCCGACCCGCTGCTTGAGGCACGCTTCGACGACGTTCTCGGTGACCAGCACATTGGCTTGATGGAAATCCTGATACTTGCCCCACAGCCCGACTGCACCGGCACAATGCACCACGGCCTCGACGTCACGGCACAGGTTGCGCACCAGGTCGGCATCGTTCAGATCACCCTGGATAAACTCGGCACCGCGCCGTACCAGGTGTTCCACGCTGTCCGCGCGTCGCCCGTTGACCCGCACATCCAGGCCCTGCTCCAGGGCGAAACGCGCAAAGCGTCCGCCGATGAAGCCGCTTGCGCCGGTGACCAGAATTTTCATGCACTACCCCATGTTCTTTCGTTTTTCATCGCTATTGCCTTGACGCGCGCCATCACTTCAACGGCACCAACCACTGCCCACAGACCCGGGCCAGGTGCTCGGTCAACAGGCCCAACAAGTGCCCGCCACTGCGCCAATGATGCCAGTACAGCGGCACATCGATGGGCTTATCTGGCAGCAATTCGACCAGCAGGCCTTTTTCCAGCGAGGCGCGCACCTGCAATTCAGGCGCCAGGCCCCAGCCCAGGCCGGCTTCCATCAGGCGGATAAAGCCTTCGGATGACGGGCATAAATGGTGCTCGAAACCGCCATTTACACCGAGCGAAGCCAGGTAACGGTGTTGCAGGAAATCATCCGGCCCGAATACCAGCGCCGGCGTACCGGCCAATTGATCGGCTTGCACGCCAGTCGGGAAATGCCGCGCTATAAACCCGGGGCTGGCGAATGCGCGGTAACGCATGGCGCCAAGTGCCAGGCTGCGGGCGCCGGCAACCGGGCGCTCGCTGGCGCAGATACAGGCCGCCACTTCACCGGCGCGCATGCGTTTGAGGCCCACGGTCTGGTCCTCCACCACCAGGTCCAGCAGCAGGTGCTGTTCGCCGCAAAAGTCGCTGACCGCCAGCGCCCACCACGTGGCGAGGCTGTCGGCATTCAGCGCGATGCGCAGGCGCTCGGGCATGCCCTCTTCGTCCAACGCCGGCACCTGGCTTTGCAGGTCACGCTCCAGCAGGCGCACCTGTTGCACATGGTTGAGCAAGCGTCGGCCAATATCAGTGGGGGTCGGTGGTGTCGCCCGCACCAGTACCGGCTGGCCGACGCGCGCCTCCAGCAACTTGATGCGCTGGGACACGGCTGACTGCGACAGCCCGAGCACCTGCGCGCCGCGCTCGAAGCCAGCCTGTTCCACCACGGCCGCCAGGGCGGAAAGCAACTTATAGTCGAACATCAGTTTTCCTAATGAGCGATCAGCAATATTGGTTTTTCTTATACAGGGCCGGCCGGCACCATAGCCAGCAACGTTTGAGCATGACTTAAGGATTTTTCGCTATGTGGCAAAGCTATATGAACGGGTTGCTGGTAGCCCTGGGGCTGATCATGGCGATCGGCACGCAGAATGCGTTCGTTCTGGCGCAGGGCCTGCGCCGCGAGCATCACTTGCCGGTCGCAGCCCTGTGTGTAATCTGCGATGCACTGCTGGTGGCGGCCGGAGTGTTCGGATTGGCCACTGTGCTGGCGCAGAGCCCGATACTGCTGGCGGTGGCACGCTGGGGCGGAGCGGCGTTTCTGCTGTGGTACGGCGCGTGCGCGCTGCGCAGGGCCTGTTCGACACAAAGCCTGGACCAGAACGCCAGCCTCAAGACCCGCTCATTGCGCGCCGTGCTGCTGAGCGCGCTGGCGGTGACCCTGCTCAACCCCCATGTTTACCTGGACACCGTGCTGCTGATCGGCTCACTCGGCGCGCAACAAACGGAGCCGGGGGCCTACGTGGCCGGCGCGGCCAGTGCGTCGTTGCTGTGGTTTACCACCCTGGCCCTCGGTGCGGCGTGGTTGGCGCCTTGGCTGGCGCGCCCGGCCACCTGGCGCCTGCTCGACCTGTTGGTGGCCGTGATGATGTTCAGCGTGGCCTACCAATTAATCAGTGCGCCATGAACTTATTCCAAAAGGCTCTGGAACCTCTATCCCACACAGTTGTTGCGTGGTTTTGCCGCACCCCCGGTGCTATGATCCCGGACTTGCGCCGCAAAGAGTACAGACTCGCCGGCGCTTGTTTGGCCGCCCGTGATCGGCCTTGCGCTCACCGCAACTGACCTGATTAGGAGAATCATCATGGCTTTCGAATTGCCGCCGCTGCCCTACGCACACGATGCCCTGCAGCCGCACATCTCCAAGGAAACCCTGGAGTATCACCACGACAAGCACCACAACACCTATGTCGTGAACCTGAACAACCTGGTGCCAGGCACCGAGTTCGAAGGCAAGACCCTGGAAGAAATCGTCAAATCTTCCTCGGGCGGCATCTTCAACAACGCCGCTCAGGTCTGGAACCACACCTTCTACTGGAACTGCCTGGCGCCAAACGCCGGCGGTCAACCTACCGGCGCATTGGCTGAAGCCATCAACGCTGCGTTCGGTTCGTTCGACAAGTTCAAGGAAGAGTTCACCAAGACGTCGGTCGGCACCTTCGGTTCCGGTTGGGGCTGGCTGGTGAAAAAGGCTGACGGTTCCCTGGCCCTGGCCAGCACCATCGGCGCCGGCAACCCGCTGACCAACGGCGACACCCCGCTGCTGACCTGCGATGTCTGGGAACACGCCTACTACATCGACTACCGCAACGTGCGTCCAAAGTATGTGGAAGCGTTCTGGAACCTGGTCAACTGGAAGTTCGTGGCTGAGCAGTTCGAAGGCAAGACCTTCACTGCCTAAGCAACGCTTGCAGTAAAAAGAGCCCGGCGATTGCCGGGCTTTTTCATGGGCGCTCACAAGCAGCAAGCCATCTAGAATCGTGGAACTCCCAGCAGGGAATGTGCCACGCAGTGAGTGAGAGGAATAACCCTCTCGCGCTCTTCTGGAGAAAAAAGATGGAAGAAATCGGAAAAGCAGGCGGGCAGATGGCGATGCAACTCATCAGCGGCCTGATGAAAGGTCTCGCCGGTGGTGCAGGTGGCGGCGGCGATGAAGGTGGCGCGAAAGCGCCGGAACGCCCCGGTGAGGACAACATGCCACCGCCACCGCCGAAGATTGATTTTTCAGTCAGTTGATCAATGCGTTTGAAATGCCAAGTAGCCGTTGGCATGCAGCGCGCTAGTCGAACAGTCAGACGGCGGAGCAACTCCGCCGTTTTTTTTAATTTTTTCTCCCTGCCAGCCTTGAAGGCGCTTCGCGTTCCAATGTTCCTTTGACTGCCCTCACCAGATTGCCAATACTCATGGCATATTGAAGGCCACCCGCATGAGACAAGGAATGCCCCTTTGAAGCTGGAACTCAAAAACAGCTTGTCGGTGAAGTTGCTACGGGTTGTCTTGCTCTCGGCACTGATCGTGGGCGTGGCACTGAGCGTGGCGCAGATCGTGTTCGACGCTTACAAGACGCGCCAGGCCGTGGCCGGAGATGCCCAACGTATCCTCGACATGTTTCGCGACCCCTCGACCCAGGCCGTCTACAGCCTGGACCGCGAAATGGGCATGCAGGTGATCGAAGGTCTGTTTCAGGATGACGCCGTGCGCGTGGCCTCCATCGGTCATCCCAACGAAACCATGCTCGCGGAAAAAAGCCGCGCCTTGCAGCCCTCTTCCAGCCGTTGGTTGACCGACCTGATTCTTGGGCAGGAACGCAGCTTCACCACCCCACTGGTCGGCAAGGGCCCCTACAGCGAGTATTACGGCGACCTGAGCATTACCCTCGACACCGCCACATACGGCGAAGGCTTCCTTGTCAGCTCAGTGATCATTTTTATCTCCGGTGTGCTGCGCGCCCTGGCTCTGGGCCTGGTGTTGTACTTGGTGTATCACTGGCTGCTGACCAAACCGTTGTCGCGGATTATCGAGCACCTGGCGTCGATCAATCCGGACCGGCCCAGCGAGCACAAGATCCCGCAGCTCAAGGGGCATGAGCGCAACGAGTTGGGGCTGTGGATAAACACCGCCAACCAGTTGCTCGAATCCATCGAACGCAATACCCACCTGCGCCACGAGGCCGAGTCCAGCCTGTTGCGCATGGCCCAGTATGATTTTCTCACCGGCCTGCCGAACCGCCAGAAGTTGCAGGAGCAACTGGACAGGATCCTGACTGATGCCGGCCGGCGCCAGCGTCGCGTGGCAGTGTTGTGCGTTGGGCTGGATGACTTCAAGAGCGTCAACGAACAGTTCACTTATCAGAACGGCGACAAACTGCTGCTGGCCCTGGCCGATCGCTTGCGCGCCCACAGCGGCCGCCTGGGCGCGCTCGCCCGCCTGGGTGGCGATCAGTTCGCCCTGGTGCAAGCCGATATCGACCAGCCCTACGAAGCCGCCGAACTGGCGCAAAGTATCCTGGATGACCTGGAAGCGGAGTTCGCCCTCGATCAGGACCAGATTCGCCTGCGCGCCACCATCGGCATCACCTTGTTCCCGGAAGACGGCGACAGCACCGAGAAGTTGCTGCAAAAAGCCGAACAGACCATGACCCTGGCCAAAAGCCGCTCGCGCAATCGCTATCAGTTCTACATCGCCAGCGTCGACAGCGAAATACGTCGGCGCCGCGAACTGGAGAAAGACCTGCGCGATGCCTTGAGCCGCGACCAGTTTCACCTGGTGTATCAACCGCAGATCAGTTATCGCGACCACCGCGTGGTCGGTGTAGAGGCGTTGATTCGCTGGCAGCACCCGGAACACGGCCTGGTTCCACCGGACCTGTTCATCCCGTTGGCGGAACAGAACGGCACCATCATTCCCATCGGTGAATGGGTGCTGGATCAGGCGTGCCGCCAACTGCGCGAATGGCATGACCTGGGCTTCACCGAACTGCGCATGGCGGTCAACCTGTCCACGGTGCAACTGCACCACACCGAGTTGCCGCGCGTGGTCAACAACCTGATGCAGATTTACCGCCTGCCACCGCGCAGCCTGGAGCTGGAAGTCACCGAAACCGGCCTGATGGAAGACATCAGCACCGCCGCCCAGCACCTGTTGAGCCTGCGCCGTTCGGGGGCGCTGATCGCCATCGATGACTTCGGCACCGGTTACTCATCCCTGAGCTACCTCAAAAGCCTGCCGCTGGACAAGATCAAGATCGACAAGAGCTTCGTCCAGGACCTGCTGGACGATGACGACGACGCGACCATCGTGCGAGCGATCATCCAACTGGGCAAAAGCCTGGGCATGCAGGTGATTGCCGAGGGCGTGGAGACCGCCGAGCAAGAGGCCTACATCATCTCCGAGGGTTGCCATGAAGGCCAGGGCTACCACTACAGCAAACCGCTGCAGGCCCGGGAGTTGGCGGCTTTCCTGAAGCAATCGGAACGCGATAACGCGGCGATTCTTTGAGCGGGCAGAACGATACCAAATATTTCCCGCGTATAAGCCTTTACACAAAATGCAAATCTTTCGCATTATGTCGCAGCTTTTGCGCCCCCCGCGCGCCCTATCAACAACCGAAGCAGGATGTTCGCCATGATTCGTATGCCCCTGGCCACCGCCAGTCTGCTGGCCATTGCTATTTCTCTCGCCGGTTGCGGCGAAGGTAAAGACAAGGCCGCCGCGCCTCAGGCGCCTGCCGCTGCCAGCACTACCGCTCCAGCGGCTGCCACGCCTGCAGGCCAGGTCGACGAAGCGGCCGCCAAGGCCGTGGTCGCGCATTACGCCGACATGGTATTTGCGGTGTACAGCGACGCCGAGTCCACCGCGAAAACCCTGCAGACCGCCATCGACACCTTCCTGGCCAACCCCAACGACGACACGCTCAAGGCAGCTCGTACCGCCTGGATCGCCGCGCGCGTGCCTTACCTGCAGAGTGAAGTGTTCCGCTTCGGCAACACCATCATCGACGACTGGGAAGGCCAGGTGAACGCCTGGCCTCTGGACGAGGGGCTGATCGACTACGTCGACAAATCCTACGAACACGCACTGGGCAACCCGGGCGCCAACGCCAACATCATCGCCAACAACGAAATCCAGGTTGGCGAAGACAAGGTCGACGTCAAGGAAATCACCCCGGAAAAACTCGCCAGCCTCAATGAGCTGGGCGGCTCCGAAGCGAACGTCGCCACCGGCTATCACGCCATCGAATTCCTGCTCTGGGGCCAGGACCTCAACGGCACCGGCCCAGGCGCGGGCAACCGCCCGGCCTCGGACTACATGACCGGTGACGGTGCAACCGGCGGCCACAACGAGCGTCGTCGCACCTACCTGCGCGCCGTGACCCAACTGCTGGTCAGCGATCTGCAGGAAATGGTCGGCAACTGGAAGCCCAACGTCGAAGACAACTACCGCGCCACCCTCGAGTCGGAACCGGCTACCGACGGCCTGCGCAAGATGCTGTTCGGCATGGGCAGCCTGTCCCTCGGCGAACTGGCCGGCGAACGCATGAAGGTCTCTCTGGAAGCCAACTCGCCGGAAGACGAGCAGGACTGCTTCAGCGACAACACCCACTACTCACACTTCTATGACGCCAAGGGCATCCGTAACGTCTACCTGGGCGAGTACACCCGCGTCGACGGTAACAAGCTGACCGGCCCGAGCCTCTCGTCCCTGGTCGCGAAAGCCGACCCGGCGGCCGATGCAGTCCTCAAGGCTGACCTGGCGGCGACCGAAGCGAAGATCCAGGTGATGGTCGACCACGCCGGCAAGGGCGAGCACTACGATCAGTTGATCGCGGCCGGTAACGATGCAGGCAACCAGATCGTGCGTGACGCCATCGCTGCGCTGGTCAAGCAGACCGGTTCGATCGAAGCCGCCGCAGGCAAGCTGGGCATCAGCGACCTGAACCCGGACAGCGCCGATCACGAGTTCTGATCAAGGCGCAGTTGAACGAGGCGACCTTCGGGTCGCCTTTTTCATACCTGTTTCAAACACCGCAGATCCCCTGTGGGAGGGGGCTTGCCCCCGATAGCGGTGTATCAGCCAAGAATTGACCGACTGACACTCTGCTATCGGGGCATAGGTATCCGTAACCACGATGCGAAGCGAGTCGCTCGTGATCTTGATCTGGCTTTTGATCTTGATCTCAGGCGCCCCGTTAAACCACGCTGGCCGAACGCAGGCTTGAATCCGTGGGTAACCCGGCAGGACGCCGGGTTAGCCGCCCCGCGCCATGGATGGCGCGTGGCGGCGGCCCACGGATTCAAGCCTGCGTTCGGGCACACCGAGCCTAAGCGAGGTGCCGAGTGGTGGGGCAAGAGCCCTTTGGTTACTTTGGGGCTTTTCCAAAGTGACCCGCCGTCAGGGCGGAACCCTAAGTGGCCATGACCGCAGAAACGGATATGTACGCGATCTGATCCAACATCCTGGTCGGCCCAGAGGCCGCCATCGGGAGCAAGCCCCCTCCCACATTGGACCGCGATCGATCCAACATCCTGGTCGGCCCCGAGGCCGCCATCGGGGGCAAGCCCCCTCCCACATTTGGACCGGGATCGATCCAACATCCTGGTCGGCTCTGAGGCCGCCATCGGGAGCAAGCCCCCTCCCACATTTGGACCGGGATCGATCCAACATCCTGGTCGGTCCTGAGGCCGCCATCGGGAGCAAGCCCCCTCCCACAGGGGCTCTGCGCTAACTGATCGGTATCAGGGCAAGCCCCCTCCCACAGGTTGCCCCAGCCCTTGGTTTACAAGACCTCCACCGCAGGTAGAATGGCGCCTCTGCCCAAACCACCCGAGCGAATTTCATGGCGTTGCCGACCCTGCGCATCATCGGTTTCATCATCGGCATCTTCCTGATCACACTTGCGATCGCCATGGTCGTGCCCATGGCCACCCTGGTGATCTTCGAACGCACCAGCGACCTGCCCTCGTTCCTGTGGGCCAGCATGATCACCTTTATCGCCGGCCTCGCCCTGGTCATTCCCGGGCGCCCGGAACATGTGCACCTGCGCCCCCGGGACATGTACCTGCTGACCGTCACCAGCTGGGTGGTAGTGTGCGTCTTCGCCGCGCTGCCGTTCCTGCTGACTCAGCACATCAGCTACACCGACTCGTTTTTTGAAAGCATGTCCGGTATCACGGCCACCGGGTCCACGGTGTTGAGCGGGCTGGACAACATGTCGCCGGGCATCCTGATGTGGCGCTCGCTGTTGCACTGGCTCGGCGGTATCGGGTTTATCGGCATGGCGGTGGCGATCCTGCCGCTGCTGCGCATCGGTGGCATGCGCCTGTTCCAGACCGAGTCGTCGGACCGTTCGGAAAAGGTCATGCCGCGCTCCCATATGGTCGCGCGGCTGATCGTGGCGGCGTATGTGGGCATCACCATCCTTGGCAGCCTGGCGTTCTGGTGGGCCGGGATGGGGCTGTTCGATGCGATCAACCACGCCATGTCGGCGATTTCCACCGGCGGGTTTTCCACCTCCGATGAATCCCTGGCGCACTGGAAGCAACCGGCGGTGCACTGGGTGGCGGTGGTGGTGATGATCCTGGGCAGCCTGCCGTTCACCCTGTACGTGGCGACCTTGCGCGGCAACCGTCGCGCGCTGCTCAGGGACCAGCAGGTGCAGGGCTTGCTCGGTCTGCTGGTGGTGACCTGGCTGGTGCTCGGCACCTGGTATTGGTGGACCACCAACCTGCACTGGCTGGATGCCCTGCGCCACGTGGCGCTGAACGTCACCTCGGTGGTGACCACCACCGGTTTTGCGCTGGGGGACTACAGCCTCTGGGGCAACTTTTCACTGATGCTGTTCTTCTACCTGGGCTTTATCGGCGGCTGTTCGGGCTCTACCGCCGGCGGGATCAAGATCTTCCGCTTCCAGGTCGCCTACATCCTGCTCAAGGCCAACCTGAACCAGTTGATTCACCCGCGCGCGGTGATCAAACAGAAGTACAACGGTCACCGTCTCGACGAGGAAATCGTGCGGTCGATCCTGACCTTTTCGTTTTTCTTCGCCATCACCATTTGCGCCATCGCGCTGGCCCTGTCACTGCTGGGCCTGGACTGGATGACCGCGCTGACCGGCGCGGCCAGTACCGTATCCGGCGTCGGCCCGGGCCTGGGTGAAACCATCGGCCCGGCCGGCAACTTCGCCAGCCTGCCGGATGCGGCCAAGTGGATTCTGTCGCTGGGCATGCTGTTGGGACGGCTGGAAATCATTACGGTGTTTGTGCTCTGTATTCCGGCGTTCTGGCGTCACTGACGGTCGACGTATGCTGCAACCGCGCCCGGTATTCGCCGGGCGTGGCGTCGAACCAGCGGCGAAACGCGCGAAAGAAGTTGCTGGGGTCGGCGAACCCCAACAGGTAGGCGATTTCCAGCAAGGTCATGCTCGGCTGCGCCAGGTATTGCTCGGCCAGCTCACGACGGGTGTCGTCAAGCAGGGCCTGGAAGCTGGTGCCCTCCTCCTGCAAACGCCGCTGCAAGGTACGCTGGGACAGATGCAACGTCTGCGCCACCACTTCGCGCTTGGGTTCGCCCTGGGGCAGCAGGCGGCACAATACCTGCCGTGCCTTGTGGGTCACACGGCTTTCGGAAAAGCGCGCCAGGTATTCACCGGCAAAACGATCGTGCAACTGCGCCATGGCCTCGTTGGCCGTGGGCAATGGCGCATCCATGTCGGCCTGCTCGAAAATCAGCGCGTCATACGGCGCATTGAATTCCAGCGGCGCATGGAACACCTCTTTGTAGGGCGCCAGATCGACCGGTTGATCGCCCTGCAGCATCACCTTGTGCGGTTGCAGGGTTCGTCCTGTGAGCCAGCCGCACAGCGCCAACGCACTGGCCAGCGAGGCCTCGGCGCTTTGTCGGGTGGGCGGCAGGTGATCGCCGTGCACGGTCAGGATCAGCGCGTAGCCCTCGGGTAGCAGGCGGAAACTCAAGTCGGCGCTTTCGGCGATGATGCGCTGGTAACGTACCAGGCGCCTGAAGCCGTCGGCCAGGGTGTTGCTGGACATCAAGGCATAACCGGCGACATGAAACGAGGCCGGACGCGCCACTTTGCCCATGTTCAGGCCAATGGCCGGGTTGCCCGATAACTCCACTGCGCGCTGCCATAAACGGGTCATGGCATCCTGCGCAAAACGCGCGTCGGGGTTACTGAGATCGGCATAGTCCAATCCCAGTTGTTTGAACAGGGCCCGGCAATCCAGGCCGTCCATTTCCAGGGCCTTGACTATCCCCATCGCCCAGCTTGCAGACGTTGTTCGTTCGCTCATGGCGTCTTCTTGTGCTGGCAGGCTTAAACGGTAGCCAGGAGGCCAAGGATACTAAAGTGGCATCTATTGTCACTGGCTGTCATCACTGATCACTCTAGACTCAAATAAGCTCCCCGCCGAACATCTGTTGGGCCGCACAACAATCAGAGGGCGTGTCACCGTGGAAAACGTCAAGCGATTCAACAGCTTCGCCGAGTTTTACCCGTACTACCTGGCGGAGCACGGCAACAGCACCTGCCGGCGCCTGCATTTTATCGGCACTACGCTGGTGATCGGCATCCTGGCCTACGCCATCGGCCGAGGCTCGCCGGGCCTGTTGCTGGCCGTGCCGATCGCCGGCTACAGCTTCGCCTGGATCGGCCATTTCTTCTTCGAGAAGAACCGTCCGGCCACCTTCCAGCACCCGTTTTACAGCCTGCTCGGTGATTTTGTGATGTATCGCGACATGATCCTGGGCAAAGTGCCGTTCTAGTCACGGTCGATATAAAAGTCTATTTGTCATTTATAGTGCTGTATCCTGCCAAGGCTTTTTGAGAGCGCGCAATCACCTGCGATTGAAACAGACCTTGCGAGGAGCGACGACGATGCACGAGATACCTAATCTCCCCTTCCCAAGCCTGCAGCCTACAGAGCAGCCAGCACCGCAACAGGCCAGCGACACACGGCCCGAAGCCAAAGAAGCAAAACCAGTCGACAG harbors:
- a CDS encoding DUF962 domain-containing protein — encoded protein: MENVKRFNSFAEFYPYYLAEHGNSTCRRLHFIGTTLVIGILAYAIGRGSPGLLLAVPIAGYSFAWIGHFFFEKNRPATFQHPFYSLLGDFVMYRDMILGKVPF